A DNA window from Arachis hypogaea cultivar Tifrunner chromosome 18, arahy.Tifrunner.gnm2.J5K5, whole genome shotgun sequence contains the following coding sequences:
- the LOC112773276 gene encoding E3 ubiquitin-protein ligase RGLG3 isoform X1, with translation MGNTESYESEENLYQQSSSYDQSSVNSVYHQPSSYDRSSINTTYDQPSSYAGSSWNTSHHQTSSNARSSSNTRPQHKQQPTFIADNFSSLDEVISALREAGLESSNLILGIDFTKSNEWTGKHSFHRKSLHHIGNNLNPYEQAISIIGRTLSSFDEDNLIPCFGFGDASTHDQNVFNFYADGRYCNGFEEALERYRQIVPHLKLSGPTSFAPVIDAAIDIVEKSNGQYHVLVIIADGQVSRNPDAGGRKRLSPQEQATINSIVAASHYPLSIILVGVGDGPWDEMQQFDDNITERLFDNFQFVNFTKIMSENTEASKKETAFALAALMEIPFQYRVAQNMQLNNSDSPVYHHKRPLPPPKEVIDHDNAVPMIPPVTEKLESAEEKASAASEPVCPVCLTNPKDMAFGCGHTTCKECGMTLSACPLCRQQITTRLRLYT, from the exons ATGGGAAACACTGAGTCATATGAATCTGAAGAAAATCTTTACCAACAATCGTCATCTTATGATCAGAGTTCGGTAAATTCTGTCTATCATCAACCTTCTTCTTATGATAGGAGTTCAATCAATACTACCTATGATCAACCCTCTTCTTATGCTGGGAGTTCGTGGAATACTAGCCACCATCAAACCTCTTCGAATGCTAGGAGTTCAAGCAATACTAGGCCTCAACATAAGCAGCAACCAACATTTATAGCTGACAATTTCAGCTCTTTGGATGAG GTTATTTCTGCTCTAAGAGAAGCTGGTCTTGAATCTTCAAATTTAATTCTTGGTATTGATTTCACAAAAAGCAATGAGTGGACag GCAAGCACTCATTCCATCGAAAAAGTCTTCATCATATTGGAAACAATCTGAATCCATATGAGCAAGCCATATCTATAATTGGTCGTACTCTTTCTTCTTTTGACGAAGATAACCTGAtaccatgttttggttttggtgatG CTTCTACACATGATCAGAATGTGTTCAATTTTTATGCTGATGGTAGATATTGTAACGGCTTTGAAGAAGCACTTGAACGTTATAGACAGATTGTTCCACACTTAAAACTTTCAG GTCCAACGTCATTTGCGCCGGTAATCGATGCAGCAATTGATATTGTGGAGAAAAGCAATGGTCAATATCATGTTCTTGTTATTATTGCTGATGGACAG gTTTCCAGAAATCCAGATGCAGGAGGACGCAAAAGGCTAAGTCCACAAGAACAAGCAACTATTAATTCTATAGTTGCTGCAAG TCACTATCCTCTCTCAATAATTTTGGTTGGTGTTGGAGATGGACCGTGGGATGAGATGCAGCAGTTTGACGATAACATCACGGAGCGCTTATTTGACAACTTTCAG TTTGTGAACTTCACAAAGATCATGTCTGAGAACACAGAAGCATCAAAGAAAGAAACAGCATTTGCACTTGCTGCTCTTATGGAAATTCCATTTCAATACCGAGTTGCCCAAAATATGCAACTTAACAA TAGCGACTCACCAGTCTATCATCATAAACGGCCTCTCCCTCCACCAAAGGAAGTAATAGATCATGATAATGCAGTCCCCATGATTCCCCCTGTGACAGAAAAGCTGGAATCAGCTGAGGAAAAAGCTTCAGCTGCTTCAGAGCCG GTGTGTCCTGTTTGCCTGACCAACCCAAAGGACATGGCTTTTGGATGCGGTCATACA acTTGCAAAGAGTGTGGCATGACATTATCTGCATGCCCGTTGTGCCGGCAACAAATTACGACTCGTCTGAGATTGTACACTTGA
- the LOC112773275 gene encoding DNA polymerase delta catalytic subunit isoform X1: protein MSSGGRKRPAPPTSHPSPATQAKTQALSQEDDFVDEDVFLNETLITEDEESLILHDIEERQALANRLSKWTRPPLSSDYVSQSCSVLFQQLEIDYVIGESHKELMPNSSGPAAIIRIFGVTKEGHSVCCNVHGFEPYFYISCPPGMGPDDISHFHQTLEGRMREANRNSNVGKFVRRIELVQRRSIMYYQQSSSHPFLKIVVALPTMVASCRGILDRGIQLNGLGMKSFMTYESNVLFALRFMIDCNIVGGNWIEIPAGKYKKTARSLSNCQLEFDCLYSELISHAPEGEYSKMAPFRILSFDIECAGRKGHFPEPTHDPVIQIANLVTLQGEDQPFIRNVMTLNSCSPIVGVDVMSFDTEREVLLAWRDFIHEVDPDIIIGYNICKFDLPYLIERAQALKIAEFPILGRIRNSRVRVKDTTFSSRQYGTRESKEVAVEGRVQFDLLQVMQRDYKLSSYSLNSVSAHFLSEQKEDVHHSIISDLQNGNAETRRRLAVYCLKDAYLPQRLLDKLMFIYNYVEMARVTGVPISFLLARGQSIKVLSQLLRKAKQKNLVLPNVKQAGSEQGTYEGATVLEARAGFYEKPIATLDFASLYPSIMMAYNLCYCTLVTPEDVRKLNLPPESVNKTPSGETFVKSNLQKGILPEILEELLAARKRAKADLKEAKDPLEKAVLDGRQLALKISANSVYGFTGATIGQLPCLEISSSVTSYGRQMIEHTKKLVEDKFTTLNGYEHTAEVIYGDTDSVMVQFGVSTVEEAMNLGREAADYISGTFTKPIKLEFEKVYFPYLLISKKRYAGLFWTKPDNFDKMDTKGIETVRRDNCLLVKNLVNDCLHKILIDRDIPGAVQYVKNAISDLLMNRMDLSLLVITKGLTKTGDDYEVKAAHVELAERMRKRDAATAPNVGDRVPYVIIKAAKGAKAYERSEDPIYVLENNIPIDPQYYLENQISKPILRIFEPILKNASKELLHGSHTRSISISTPSNSGIMKFAKKQLTCIGCKALLSKGNHTLCSHCKGREAELYCKTVTHVSELEMLFGRLWTQCQECQGSLHQDVLCTSRDCPIFYRRKKAQKDMAEAKLQLDRWNF from the exons ATGAGCAGCGGCGGCCGGAAACGCCCTGCTCCACCGACTTCGCATCCCTCGCCGGCCACTCAGGCGAAAACCCAGGCCCTGTCTCAGGAAGATGATTTCGTCGATGAGGATGTGTTCCTCAACGAAACCCTCATCACGGAGGACGAAGAGTCCCTCATCCTCCACGACATCGAGGAGCGCCAGGCCCTCGCTAACCGCCTCTCCAAGTGGACCCGCCCTCCCCTCTCCTCCGACTACGTTTCGCAATCTTGCAGCGTCC TTTTCCAGCAGCTGGAGATTGATTACGTAATTGGGGAGAGCCACAAAGAGTTGATGCCGAATTCGTCTGGACCTGCTGCTATAATTAGAATATTTGGTGTTACAAAGGAAG GACACAGTGTTTGCTGCAATGTTCATGGGTTTGAACCATATTTCTACATCAGCTGCCCGCCTGGAATGGGTCCGGATGATATCTCCCATTTTCATCAAACTCTTGAG GGAAGGATGCGAGAGGCCAATAGAAACAGTAATGTAGGCAAATTTGTTCGTCGTATTGAATTGGTGCAGAGAAGGAGCATTATGTATTACCAGCAGTCCAGTTCTCATCCCTTTCTCAAAATTGTAGTTGCTCTCCCCACAATGGTTGCCAGCTGCCGTG GTATTCTTGATAGAGGTATTCAGCTTAATGGTCTTGGCATGAAGAGCTTCATGACTTATGAAAGCAATGTACTTTTTGCCCTTCGCTTCATGATTGATTGCAATATAGTTGGTGGTAATTGGATTGAAATTCCTGCCGGGAAATATAAGAAGACAGCAAGAAGCTTGTCTAACTGTCAGTTAGAGTTTGATTGCTT GTATTCGGAATTGATTAGCCATGCCCCAGAAGGTGAATATTCAAAGATGGCACCATTTCGCATATTGAGTTTTGACATTGAGTGTGCTGGTCGTAAAGGTCATTTTCCTGAGCCTACCCATGATCCTGTTATCCAG ATTGCTAATCTGGTTACATTACAAGGAGAAGATCAGCCATTCATCCGTAATGTGATGACTCTTAATTCATGTTCTCCCATAGTTGGTGTTGATGTGATGTCGTTTGATACAGAAAGAGAAGTCCTTCTGGCCTGGAGG GATTTTATCCATGAAGTTGACCCTGATATTATAATTGGATATAACATCTGCAAATTTGACCTGCCATATCTTATTGAG AGAGCTCAAGCCTTGAAAATAGCAGAATTTCCTATTCTGGGCCGTATCAGGAACAGTAGGGTTCGAGTAAAGGATACAACTTTTTCATCTAG ACAGTATGGAACCAGAGAAAGTAAAGAAGTTGCTGTAGAAGGGAGAGTTCAGTTTGATCTGCTCCAG GTTATGCAAAGAGACTACAAATTAAGTTCTTATTCTTTGAATTCTGTTTCAGCACACTTTCTTTCTGAGCAG AAAGAGGATGTTCACCATTCTATCATATCTGATCTTCAGAATGGAAATGCAGAAACTAGGAGGCGCCTTGCTGTGTATTGTTTAAAG GATGCTTATCTCCCTCAACGGCTTTTAGATAAATTGATGTTCATTTATAATTATGTGGAGATGGCTCGAGTAACAGGTGTCCCAATTTCTTTTCTGCTTGCTAGGGGCCAAAGCATTAAG GTACTTTCTCAACTCCTTAGGAAGGCAAAGCAGAAGAACCTGGTTCTTCCTAATGTAAAACAGGCTGGTTCAGAACAAGGAACATATGAAGGTGCCACT GTATTGGAGGCAAGAGCTGGGTTCTATGAAAAGCCAATTGCTACTTTGGATTTTGCATCACTATATCCATCTATTATGATGGCctataatttatgttattgtaCCCTG GTGACTCCTGAAGATGTTCGGAAACTTAATCTCCCTCCAGAATCAGTGAACAAAACTCCATCTGGGGAAACATTTGTTAAATCAAATTTACAGAAG GGAATACTTCCTGAAATTCTTGAAGAGCTTTTAGCCGCGCGTAAAAGGGCAAAAGCAGATTTGAAG GAGGCAAAAGATCCCCTTGAGAAAGCCGTGCTTGATGGTAGACAACTGGCCCTAAAG ATCAGTGCAAATTCTGTATATGGGTTTACTGGGGCAACTATTGGTCAGTTACCATGCTTGGAGATATCATCAAGTGTAACTAGCTATG GTCGACAAATGATCGAGCACACAAAAAAACTTGTGGAAGATAAATTTACAACTCTTAATGGCTATGAACACACTGCCGAG GTAATATACGGTGACACGGATTCAGTCATGGTTCAGTTTGGTGTTTCTACCGTAGAAGAGGCTATGAATCTGGGAAGAGAAGCTGCTGATTATATTAGTGGAACTTTCACAAAA CCCATCAAACTAGAGTTTGAGAAGGTTTACTTTCCATATCTCCTAATCAGCAAGAAGAGATATGCTGGTTTGTTTTGGACAAAACCAGACAACTTTGACAAAATGGACACTAAAG GTATTGAAACAGTTCGGAGAGACAATTGTTTATTAGTCAAAAACCTTGTGAACGATTGCCTTCACAAAATACTGATTGATAGGGACATCCCTGGGGCAGTTCAATATGTTAAAAATGCAATTTCAGATCTTCTTATGAACCGAATGGATTTATCACTTTTGGTTATTACAAAG GGTTTGACAAAGACAGGAGATGATTATGAAGTGAAGGCAGCTCATGTTGAACTTGCTGAAAGGATGCGCAAG CGAGATGCTGCCACTGCTCCAAATGTTGGGGATAGAGTACCGTATGTCATTATTAAAGCTGCAAAGGGTGCCAAG GCTTATGAGAGATCAGAGGATCCAATATACGTCCTGGAGAACAATATTCCCATAGATCCCCAATACTATCTTGAGAATCAAATCAGCAAG CCAATTCTAAGGATTTTTGAGCCAATTCTGAAGAATGCTAGCAAAGAACTTCTCCATGGAAGCCACACAAGATCTATTTCCATTTCTACTCCGTCAAACAGTGGCATCATGAAATTTGCTAAGAAACAGCTAACTTGCATTGGTTGCAAAGCTTTACTTAG CAAGGGAAATCACACTCTTTGCTCCCATTGCAAAGGAAGGGAAGCCGAGCTGTACTGCAAAACAGTGACACATG TGTCCGAACTAGAAATGCTTTTTGGGAGGTTGTGGACACAGTGCCAGGAATGTCAAGGTTCACTTCATCAGGACGTTCTCTGTACaag TCGTGATTGTCCTATTTTTTATCGACGAAAAAAGGCTCAAAAAGATATGGCTGAAGCAAAGCTGCAACTTGACCGATGGAACTTCTAA
- the LOC112773275 gene encoding DNA polymerase delta catalytic subunit isoform X2, which produces MGPDDISHFHQTLEGRMREANRNSNVGKFVRRIELVQRRSIMYYQQSSSHPFLKIVVALPTMVASCRGILDRGIQLNGLGMKSFMTYESNVLFALRFMIDCNIVGGNWIEIPAGKYKKTARSLSNCQLEFDCLYSELISHAPEGEYSKMAPFRILSFDIECAGRKGHFPEPTHDPVIQIANLVTLQGEDQPFIRNVMTLNSCSPIVGVDVMSFDTEREVLLAWRDFIHEVDPDIIIGYNICKFDLPYLIERAQALKIAEFPILGRIRNSRVRVKDTTFSSRQYGTRESKEVAVEGRVQFDLLQVMQRDYKLSSYSLNSVSAHFLSEQKEDVHHSIISDLQNGNAETRRRLAVYCLKDAYLPQRLLDKLMFIYNYVEMARVTGVPISFLLARGQSIKVLSQLLRKAKQKNLVLPNVKQAGSEQGTYEGATVLEARAGFYEKPIATLDFASLYPSIMMAYNLCYCTLVTPEDVRKLNLPPESVNKTPSGETFVKSNLQKGILPEILEELLAARKRAKADLKEAKDPLEKAVLDGRQLALKISANSVYGFTGATIGQLPCLEISSSVTSYGRQMIEHTKKLVEDKFTTLNGYEHTAEVIYGDTDSVMVQFGVSTVEEAMNLGREAADYISGTFTKPIKLEFEKVYFPYLLISKKRYAGLFWTKPDNFDKMDTKGIETVRRDNCLLVKNLVNDCLHKILIDRDIPGAVQYVKNAISDLLMNRMDLSLLVITKGLTKTGDDYEVKAAHVELAERMRKRDAATAPNVGDRVPYVIIKAAKGAKAYERSEDPIYVLENNIPIDPQYYLENQISKPILRIFEPILKNASKELLHGSHTRSISISTPSNSGIMKFAKKQLTCIGCKALLSKGNHTLCSHCKGREAELYCKTVTHVSELEMLFGRLWTQCQECQGSLHQDVLCTSRDCPIFYRRKKAQKDMAEAKLQLDRWNF; this is translated from the exons ATGGGTCCGGATGATATCTCCCATTTTCATCAAACTCTTGAG GGAAGGATGCGAGAGGCCAATAGAAACAGTAATGTAGGCAAATTTGTTCGTCGTATTGAATTGGTGCAGAGAAGGAGCATTATGTATTACCAGCAGTCCAGTTCTCATCCCTTTCTCAAAATTGTAGTTGCTCTCCCCACAATGGTTGCCAGCTGCCGTG GTATTCTTGATAGAGGTATTCAGCTTAATGGTCTTGGCATGAAGAGCTTCATGACTTATGAAAGCAATGTACTTTTTGCCCTTCGCTTCATGATTGATTGCAATATAGTTGGTGGTAATTGGATTGAAATTCCTGCCGGGAAATATAAGAAGACAGCAAGAAGCTTGTCTAACTGTCAGTTAGAGTTTGATTGCTT GTATTCGGAATTGATTAGCCATGCCCCAGAAGGTGAATATTCAAAGATGGCACCATTTCGCATATTGAGTTTTGACATTGAGTGTGCTGGTCGTAAAGGTCATTTTCCTGAGCCTACCCATGATCCTGTTATCCAG ATTGCTAATCTGGTTACATTACAAGGAGAAGATCAGCCATTCATCCGTAATGTGATGACTCTTAATTCATGTTCTCCCATAGTTGGTGTTGATGTGATGTCGTTTGATACAGAAAGAGAAGTCCTTCTGGCCTGGAGG GATTTTATCCATGAAGTTGACCCTGATATTATAATTGGATATAACATCTGCAAATTTGACCTGCCATATCTTATTGAG AGAGCTCAAGCCTTGAAAATAGCAGAATTTCCTATTCTGGGCCGTATCAGGAACAGTAGGGTTCGAGTAAAGGATACAACTTTTTCATCTAG ACAGTATGGAACCAGAGAAAGTAAAGAAGTTGCTGTAGAAGGGAGAGTTCAGTTTGATCTGCTCCAG GTTATGCAAAGAGACTACAAATTAAGTTCTTATTCTTTGAATTCTGTTTCAGCACACTTTCTTTCTGAGCAG AAAGAGGATGTTCACCATTCTATCATATCTGATCTTCAGAATGGAAATGCAGAAACTAGGAGGCGCCTTGCTGTGTATTGTTTAAAG GATGCTTATCTCCCTCAACGGCTTTTAGATAAATTGATGTTCATTTATAATTATGTGGAGATGGCTCGAGTAACAGGTGTCCCAATTTCTTTTCTGCTTGCTAGGGGCCAAAGCATTAAG GTACTTTCTCAACTCCTTAGGAAGGCAAAGCAGAAGAACCTGGTTCTTCCTAATGTAAAACAGGCTGGTTCAGAACAAGGAACATATGAAGGTGCCACT GTATTGGAGGCAAGAGCTGGGTTCTATGAAAAGCCAATTGCTACTTTGGATTTTGCATCACTATATCCATCTATTATGATGGCctataatttatgttattgtaCCCTG GTGACTCCTGAAGATGTTCGGAAACTTAATCTCCCTCCAGAATCAGTGAACAAAACTCCATCTGGGGAAACATTTGTTAAATCAAATTTACAGAAG GGAATACTTCCTGAAATTCTTGAAGAGCTTTTAGCCGCGCGTAAAAGGGCAAAAGCAGATTTGAAG GAGGCAAAAGATCCCCTTGAGAAAGCCGTGCTTGATGGTAGACAACTGGCCCTAAAG ATCAGTGCAAATTCTGTATATGGGTTTACTGGGGCAACTATTGGTCAGTTACCATGCTTGGAGATATCATCAAGTGTAACTAGCTATG GTCGACAAATGATCGAGCACACAAAAAAACTTGTGGAAGATAAATTTACAACTCTTAATGGCTATGAACACACTGCCGAG GTAATATACGGTGACACGGATTCAGTCATGGTTCAGTTTGGTGTTTCTACCGTAGAAGAGGCTATGAATCTGGGAAGAGAAGCTGCTGATTATATTAGTGGAACTTTCACAAAA CCCATCAAACTAGAGTTTGAGAAGGTTTACTTTCCATATCTCCTAATCAGCAAGAAGAGATATGCTGGTTTGTTTTGGACAAAACCAGACAACTTTGACAAAATGGACACTAAAG GTATTGAAACAGTTCGGAGAGACAATTGTTTATTAGTCAAAAACCTTGTGAACGATTGCCTTCACAAAATACTGATTGATAGGGACATCCCTGGGGCAGTTCAATATGTTAAAAATGCAATTTCAGATCTTCTTATGAACCGAATGGATTTATCACTTTTGGTTATTACAAAG GGTTTGACAAAGACAGGAGATGATTATGAAGTGAAGGCAGCTCATGTTGAACTTGCTGAAAGGATGCGCAAG CGAGATGCTGCCACTGCTCCAAATGTTGGGGATAGAGTACCGTATGTCATTATTAAAGCTGCAAAGGGTGCCAAG GCTTATGAGAGATCAGAGGATCCAATATACGTCCTGGAGAACAATATTCCCATAGATCCCCAATACTATCTTGAGAATCAAATCAGCAAG CCAATTCTAAGGATTTTTGAGCCAATTCTGAAGAATGCTAGCAAAGAACTTCTCCATGGAAGCCACACAAGATCTATTTCCATTTCTACTCCGTCAAACAGTGGCATCATGAAATTTGCTAAGAAACAGCTAACTTGCATTGGTTGCAAAGCTTTACTTAG CAAGGGAAATCACACTCTTTGCTCCCATTGCAAAGGAAGGGAAGCCGAGCTGTACTGCAAAACAGTGACACATG TGTCCGAACTAGAAATGCTTTTTGGGAGGTTGTGGACACAGTGCCAGGAATGTCAAGGTTCACTTCATCAGGACGTTCTCTGTACaag TCGTGATTGTCCTATTTTTTATCGACGAAAAAAGGCTCAAAAAGATATGGCTGAAGCAAAGCTGCAACTTGACCGATGGAACTTCTAA
- the LOC112773276 gene encoding E3 ubiquitin-protein ligase RGLG3 isoform X2: MGNTESYESEENLYQQSSSYDQSSVNSVYHQPSSYDRSSINTTYDQPSSYAGSSWNTSHHQTSSNARSSSNTRPQHKQQPTFIADNFSSLDEVISALREAGLESSNLILGIDFTKSNEWTGKHSFHRKSLHHIGNNLNPYEQAISIIGRTLSSFDEDNLIPCFGFGDASTHDQNVFNFYADGRYCNGFEEALERYRQIVPHLKLSGPTSFAPVIDAAIDIVEKSNGQYHVLVIIADGQVSRNPDAGGRKRLSPQEQATINSIVAASHYPLSIILVGVGDGPWDEMQQFDDNITERLFDNFQFVNFTKIMSENTEASKKETAFALAALMEIPFQYRVAQNMQLNNDSPVYHHKRPLPPPKEVIDHDNAVPMIPPVTEKLESAEEKASAASEPVCPVCLTNPKDMAFGCGHTTCKECGMTLSACPLCRQQITTRLRLYT, encoded by the exons ATGGGAAACACTGAGTCATATGAATCTGAAGAAAATCTTTACCAACAATCGTCATCTTATGATCAGAGTTCGGTAAATTCTGTCTATCATCAACCTTCTTCTTATGATAGGAGTTCAATCAATACTACCTATGATCAACCCTCTTCTTATGCTGGGAGTTCGTGGAATACTAGCCACCATCAAACCTCTTCGAATGCTAGGAGTTCAAGCAATACTAGGCCTCAACATAAGCAGCAACCAACATTTATAGCTGACAATTTCAGCTCTTTGGATGAG GTTATTTCTGCTCTAAGAGAAGCTGGTCTTGAATCTTCAAATTTAATTCTTGGTATTGATTTCACAAAAAGCAATGAGTGGACag GCAAGCACTCATTCCATCGAAAAAGTCTTCATCATATTGGAAACAATCTGAATCCATATGAGCAAGCCATATCTATAATTGGTCGTACTCTTTCTTCTTTTGACGAAGATAACCTGAtaccatgttttggttttggtgatG CTTCTACACATGATCAGAATGTGTTCAATTTTTATGCTGATGGTAGATATTGTAACGGCTTTGAAGAAGCACTTGAACGTTATAGACAGATTGTTCCACACTTAAAACTTTCAG GTCCAACGTCATTTGCGCCGGTAATCGATGCAGCAATTGATATTGTGGAGAAAAGCAATGGTCAATATCATGTTCTTGTTATTATTGCTGATGGACAG gTTTCCAGAAATCCAGATGCAGGAGGACGCAAAAGGCTAAGTCCACAAGAACAAGCAACTATTAATTCTATAGTTGCTGCAAG TCACTATCCTCTCTCAATAATTTTGGTTGGTGTTGGAGATGGACCGTGGGATGAGATGCAGCAGTTTGACGATAACATCACGGAGCGCTTATTTGACAACTTTCAG TTTGTGAACTTCACAAAGATCATGTCTGAGAACACAGAAGCATCAAAGAAAGAAACAGCATTTGCACTTGCTGCTCTTATGGAAATTCCATTTCAATACCGAGTTGCCCAAAATATGCAACTTAACAA CGACTCACCAGTCTATCATCATAAACGGCCTCTCCCTCCACCAAAGGAAGTAATAGATCATGATAATGCAGTCCCCATGATTCCCCCTGTGACAGAAAAGCTGGAATCAGCTGAGGAAAAAGCTTCAGCTGCTTCAGAGCCG GTGTGTCCTGTTTGCCTGACCAACCCAAAGGACATGGCTTTTGGATGCGGTCATACA acTTGCAAAGAGTGTGGCATGACATTATCTGCATGCCCGTTGTGCCGGCAACAAATTACGACTCGTCTGAGATTGTACACTTGA